From Candidatus Methylarchaceae archaeon HK02M2, a single genomic window includes:
- the thrC gene encoding threonine synthase, which yields MQYFSLRCISCGSAVGFDEIVYRCKRCNDLLEVQLDLERVKEWVDIEEWRSKPVSVWKYIELIPVFDKSKIVSIGEGGTGLHRCDNLAEELGIRNLYVKNEGENPTGSFKDRGMTTGMTKAKELNVSEVACASTGNTAASLAAYSAKARLRCVILIPHGAIALGKLAQAMIYGAKVIAIKGNFDDALSMVIDASKNIGLYLLNSINPFRIEGQKTAAFEICDQLGWHGPDRLVIPIGNAGNITAYWKGFKEFYNLDLIENLPMMTGIQASGSSPIIQAIKEGKETIQPVKNPKTIASAIRIGSPVNWKRAMMAIKDSNGKSETVTDEEIISAQRLLARKEGIFVEPASASSIAGLKKLIELGAIDKNEEIVCVATGHGLKDPDSAIKYCEEPILIEPDIKILREVIEGIAIKACERKYN from the coding sequence ATGCAATATTTTAGCCTAAGATGTATAAGTTGTGGATCGGCAGTGGGGTTTGATGAGATAGTCTATCGTTGTAAACGATGCAACGATTTACTCGAAGTTCAATTAGACTTAGAAAGGGTAAAAGAGTGGGTCGATATTGAAGAGTGGAGGTCAAAGCCCGTATCTGTCTGGAAGTACATTGAGCTCATCCCTGTGTTCGATAAAAGCAAGATTGTTTCAATTGGTGAGGGAGGAACTGGTCTGCATCGCTGTGATAATCTTGCAGAAGAGCTTGGAATCAGGAATTTGTATGTGAAGAATGAAGGTGAAAACCCAACAGGATCTTTCAAGGATAGAGGTATGACAACAGGCATGACGAAAGCAAAGGAGTTGAATGTAAGCGAAGTTGCATGTGCATCTACTGGAAATACAGCTGCATCATTGGCTGCCTATTCTGCCAAAGCGAGATTGAGATGCGTAATTCTAATCCCGCATGGTGCTATCGCTCTTGGGAAACTAGCTCAAGCTATGATCTATGGTGCTAAGGTAATAGCCATAAAGGGAAATTTCGATGACGCATTATCTATGGTTATAGATGCTAGTAAAAATATTGGTCTATACCTCCTTAATTCTATCAATCCATTTAGGATAGAAGGACAGAAGACAGCAGCGTTTGAGATATGCGACCAACTCGGTTGGCACGGGCCTGATAGACTTGTAATTCCTATAGGAAATGCTGGAAACATAACAGCATACTGGAAGGGTTTTAAAGAATTTTATAATTTAGATTTAATCGAAAACTTACCTATGATGACTGGAATTCAAGCATCTGGTTCAAGTCCAATAATACAAGCGATAAAAGAAGGGAAGGAGACGATTCAACCCGTAAAAAATCCAAAAACGATCGCCAGTGCTATAAGGATCGGAAGTCCAGTTAATTGGAAGAGGGCGATGATGGCAATAAAAGATTCAAACGGCAAGTCTGAAACCGTAACTGATGAAGAAATCATTTCTGCTCAAAGGCTTCTAGCAAGAAAGGAAGGTATTTTTGTAGAACCTGCGAGTGCCTCAAGCATAGCTGGTCTTAAGAAGTTGATTGAATTAGGAGCTATTGATAAAAATGAAGAGATAGTTTGCGTAGCCACAGGTCATGGGCTGAAAGACCCTGATAGTGCCATCAAATATTGTGAAGAACCTATATTGATAGAGCCTGACATCAAAATTTTAAGAGAAGTAATCGAAGGAATAGCTATTAAAGCATGTGAAAGAAAATATAATTAA
- the lsrF gene encoding 3-hydroxy-5-phosphonooxypentane-2,4-dione thiolase yields the protein MDWGMKHRLSQLIQHDGRALFLPIDHGYFQGPTHRLEEPGKTVEPLLPFADAIMLTRGVLRSCIDPNNTKPIILRVSGGTSMVGEDLSHEGITTSVKEAIRLNASAVSASIFVGSKYEQETLMNLAKLVNECEEYGIPVMAVTAVGRELEKLEARYLALCSRIAAELGARVVKTYYCKEGFEKVVRGCPVPVVMAGGPKVDSELEIFEFVYDGIQKGAIGVNLGRNTWQHDHPVAMIKALRAIIHEKATPKEAQKIFEEEVARKK from the coding sequence GTGGACTGGGGAATGAAACACAGACTTTCACAACTAATTCAGCACGATGGTAGGGCCCTATTTTTGCCTATAGATCATGGATATTTCCAGGGCCCAACTCATAGATTAGAAGAACCGGGTAAAACTGTTGAACCCCTTCTACCTTTCGCTGACGCTATCATGCTCACAAGAGGTGTGCTGCGATCATGCATAGATCCTAATAACACCAAACCAATTATTCTAAGGGTCTCAGGTGGAACGAGTATGGTAGGGGAAGATTTGTCCCATGAGGGTATTACGACCTCGGTCAAAGAAGCTATCCGCCTAAACGCAAGTGCAGTATCAGCCTCTATATTCGTCGGTAGCAAGTACGAACAAGAAACCCTAATGAATCTAGCTAAGCTTGTGAATGAGTGTGAGGAATATGGAATACCAGTCATGGCAGTAACGGCCGTAGGAAGAGAATTGGAGAAACTTGAGGCACGCTACCTTGCCTTATGCAGCAGAATCGCCGCAGAGCTAGGTGCAAGGGTAGTAAAAACTTACTATTGTAAGGAAGGTTTTGAAAAGGTTGTAAGAGGTTGTCCTGTGCCAGTAGTTATGGCTGGTGGTCCAAAAGTAGATTCTGAGCTTGAAATCTTCGAGTTCGTTTATGATGGAATTCAAAAGGGTGCTATTGGGGTAAATCTGGGGAGAAACACATGGCAACACGATCACCCAGTAGCTATGATTAAAGCTCTGCGTGCAATTATCCACGAAAAAGCAACTCCAAAAGAAGCACAGAAAATATTCGAAGAGGAAGTAGCAAGAAAAAAATAA
- a CDS encoding zinc-dependent dehydrogenase, with protein MRVAVYYNNNDVRIKEMPRPKIGPGELLVKVMTSGICGSDVLEWYRVPRAPLVLGHEATGEIVEVSDESVRYKVGDRVFVSHHVPCNKCHFCLNDHHTACETLHRTNYDPGGFAEYIRVPRINAEYGVYLLPENMPFEDGTLIEPLGCVVRGQRLARVQEGDSALILGSGVSGLLHIQLARFLGVERIITTDINEYRLEAAKKFGADAVLHADEDLPKRLRQLNEGRLADRVVVCTGAISACKQAIQCVERGGTILFFAVPDPSFSVPIPITDFWRNEITITTSYGAAPRDLKESKELIKEGHVNVHDMITHRLSLEEIDLGFKLVAEAKESLKVVIDPQR; from the coding sequence ATGCGTGTAGCTGTTTACTATAACAACAACGATGTGCGTATAAAAGAGATGCCTCGACCCAAAATCGGTCCTGGCGAGTTGTTGGTAAAGGTGATGACAAGTGGGATATGTGGCAGCGATGTACTGGAATGGTACCGTGTTCCTAGAGCTCCTTTAGTGCTTGGTCACGAAGCAACTGGCGAGATTGTCGAAGTTAGTGATGAATCTGTAAGGTATAAAGTAGGTGACAGAGTTTTTGTATCTCATCACGTTCCCTGCAATAAATGCCATTTTTGTTTAAATGATCACCATACAGCCTGTGAAACTTTGCACAGAACTAACTACGATCCGGGTGGTTTTGCTGAATACATTCGCGTACCAAGAATAAACGCAGAATACGGAGTTTATCTTTTACCTGAAAACATGCCTTTCGAAGATGGGACCCTTATCGAGCCCTTGGGATGTGTGGTTAGAGGTCAAAGGTTGGCGCGAGTACAAGAAGGGGATAGTGCACTCATCCTTGGGAGTGGTGTTTCTGGATTGCTTCACATCCAACTTGCTCGCTTCCTTGGGGTTGAACGAATAATTACAACAGATATTAATGAATACCGTTTAGAAGCTGCAAAAAAATTTGGAGCAGATGCCGTACTACATGCTGATGAAGATCTACCTAAAAGGTTACGACAATTAAATGAAGGCAGGCTTGCAGATAGAGTAGTAGTTTGTACTGGGGCTATATCTGCTTGTAAGCAAGCTATTCAATGTGTGGAGAGAGGAGGAACCATCCTGTTCTTTGCGGTGCCAGATCCTAGTTTTTCTGTCCCAATACCTATCACAGATTTCTGGCGTAACGAAATAACAATAACGACTTCTTATGGTGCTGCACCTAGGGACCTAAAGGAATCTAAAGAGCTCATCAAAGAGGGTCATGTGAACGTTCATGATATGATCACCCATAGGTTAAGTTTGGAAGAAATTGATCTAGGCTTCAAGCTGGTTGCGGAGGCTAAAGAATCCTTAAAGGTTGTAATCGATCCTCAAAGATAA